In Nicotiana tabacum cultivar K326 chromosome 17, ASM71507v2, whole genome shotgun sequence, one DNA window encodes the following:
- the LOC107827263 gene encoding uncharacterized protein LOC107827263: protein MATRQVIENQRENAEVYTDPVMCKQKSLELLKEINMPNGLLPLDDILEVGRNKETGFVWLKQKKAKEHKFKKIGKLVWYDTEVTAIVEDRRMKKLTGVKSKELLIWVTLSDISIQDPEFKKITFATPAGLSRAYPVSAFEEEEEVKN from the coding sequence ATGGCGACTCGGCAAGTTATCGAAAACCAAAGGGAAAATGCGGAAGTGTACACCGATCCAGTGATGTGCAAGCAGAAATCGCTTGAACTTCTAAAGGAAATCAACATGCCAAATGGTCTACTCCCTCTAGATGACATCTTAGAGGTGGGCCGCAACAAAGAAACCGGGTTCGTTTGGCTGAAACAGAAGAAGGCCAAAGAGCACAAGTTTAAGAAGATCGGTAAGCTCGTCTGGTACGACACTGAGGTGACGGCGATCGTTGAGGATCGTCGGATGAAGAAGCTCACTGGTGTTAAAAGCAAGGAGCTTCTCATTTGGGTTACCCTTTCTGATATTTCAATTCAAGACccggagtttaagaaaattacctTTGCTACCCCTGCTGGACTTTCTAGGGCTTATCCTGTGTCTGCtttcgaggaggaggaggaggtgaagAATTGA